Within Prosthecodimorpha staleyi, the genomic segment ATGGACCCGCAGAAGACCTCGATGGTCTATCGGCTGAAGCCGATCGGCTTCAAGCAGTTCACGCTCGGCACCGACGAGCTCGGCCGCGACATCCTCTCCCGCCTGCTCTGGGGCGGACGCACCTCGCTCCTGATGGGCGTCGTGCCGGTCGGCCTGGCCGTTCTGATCGGCGGCACGCTCGGCGTCCTCGCCGGCTTCATCGGCGGCAAGATCAACATGCTGATCATGCGGACGATGGACATCTTCTACGCCTTCCCGTCGATCCTGCTCGCGGTGGCGATTTCCGGCGCCATGGGCGGCGGCATGGCCAACGGCATGCTGGCCCTGACGCTGGTCTTCATTCCACCGCTCTGCCGCATCGCCGAGACCGCGACGACCCAGGTGCGCGGTCTCGATTTCGTCGAAGCCGCCCGCGCCTCGGGCGCCGGCACGCCGTCGATCATCGTCCACCACATCCTCGGCAACGTCCTGGCGCCGGTCTTCGTCTATGCCTCCGGGCTGGTCTCGGTCTCGATCCTGATCGCCTCGGGGCTATCCTTCCTCGGCCTCGGCGTCGAGCCGCCGACGCCCGACTGGGGGCTGATGCTCTCGACGCTGCGCCAGGCGATCTACGTCAACCCCTGGGTCTGCGCGCTGCCTGGTGCGGCGATCTTCATCACCTCGCTCTCCTTCAACATGGTCTCGGACGGACTGCGCCAGGCCATGGACGTGAAGATGTGACCCCGGAGGCGATCATGACCATCATCACCCGCGACCCTCCGAAATTGGATGTCGTGCCCGACGGCGATCCGCGCGACCGCGGCGGCCCGGCCCAGCCGCTGCTGATCGCGCAGGACCTGAAGAAGTGGTTCCCGGTCCGCGGCGGCCTGCTCAACCGGGCCATCGGCCATGTCCGCGCCGTGGACGGCGTCACATTCCAGGTGCTGAAGGGCGAAACGCTCGGCATCGTCGGGGAATCGGGCTGCGGCAAGTCCACCCTGGCCCGCCTGCTGATGCAGTTGATCCCGCACGATTCCGGCGTCCTGACCTTCGACGGCGACCCGGTCGGCGAGATGCGCGGCATCTCCATGAAGGAGTTCCGCAAGGCCGTGCAGATGGTCTTCCAGGACAGCTATTCCTCGCTCAATCCGCGCCTGCCGGTCGAGGACTCGATCGCCTACGGTCCCAAGGTGCACGGCATGGCCGCCTCCGCGGCGAAGACGCTGGCGCGGGAACTGCTCGAGAAGGTCGGCCTGCGCTCCAACCTGTTCGGCCAGCGCTATCCGCATGAACTGTCCGGGGGACAGAAGCAGCGCGTCAACATCGCCCGCGCCCTCGCGCTGTCGCCCCGGCTCCTGATCCTCGACGAGGCGGTTTCGGCGCTCGACAAGTCGGTCGAGGCGCAGGTGCTCAACCTGCTCCGCTACCTGAAGCGCCACTTCAACCTGACCTATGTCTTCATCTCGCACGATCTGAACGTCGTACAATATATCTCCGACCGCGTTCTGGTGATGTATCTCGGACAGGTGGTCGAGATCGGACCGGTCGATGGAATCTATACGGCGCCCAAACATCCCTATACCCGCGCCCTGCTGACCTCGCGCCTGTCCATGGATCCGGACGAGCGGATCGAGGATCCGCCGATCACCGGCGATCCGCCCAACCCGATCAATCCGCCGTCCGGCTGCCGGTTCCGCACGCGCTGCCCCTTCGCGGAGGCGGTCTGCGCCAGCGCCATGCCGACCCTGCCGAAATGGCTCGACGCGGACAGCCATGTCGCCGCCTGCCACATGCACGATGCCGCCGGCGGCCACAGCCGATCCGGCAATCCGCCCGGCGTGCTCGATCCCCTGCATGCCCTCGCGCCGGCCGCCCGCAGCGCGGCGCCGGTCGTCCCCCTGCGTCCCGCCGTCGTGGCCTGAACAGGAGCCGAAACCATGAGCTTCTTCTTCCGTTCCGCTCCGACGACCATGGCGCCGGCGCCGACCGCCGACGGCATCCGGCCGCTGGTCGAGGTCGAAGACCTCCAGGTCCGCTTCGTCTCGCGCGAGGCGACCGTGCACGCGGTCAACGGCGTCAGCTTCTCGCTGATGCCCGGCGAGGTCCTGTGCATCATCGGGGAATCCGGCTCCGGCAAGTCCGTGACCATGCGGGCCCTGATGCGCCTTCTCCCGACCCACAAGACCCGGATGTCCGGGCGCATGCGCGTCGGCGACAGGGACGTGCTGGCGCTGTCTCCGGCCGAACTGACCGCCATGCGCGGCGCACTGGTCTCGATGATCTTCCAGGAGCCGATGACCGCGCTCGATCCGGTCTACACGATCGGCGACCAGATCGCCGAGACCGTGATGCGCCATACCGGCTGCAGCCGGGCCGCGGCGCTGCGACGCGGGCTGGAACTCCTCGAATTCGTCAAGGTTCCGTCGGCAGAGCGGCGGCTGAAGGCCTATCCGCACGAACTGTCGGGAGGACTGCGCCAGCGTGCCATGATCGCCATGGCGCTGTCGTGCAATCCGAGCCTGCTGCTGGCCGACGAGCCGACCACCGCGCTCGACGCCACGGTGCAGATCCAGGTGCTGATCCTGATGCGCAAGCTGCAGAAGGACCTCGGCATGAGCGTCATCTTCGTCACCCACGATCTCGGCGTCGCCGCCCAGATCGCCGACAAGGTGGCGGTCATGTATGCCGGCCGGATCGTCGAGATGGGCTCGGTCAAGGAGGTGCTGTCCAACCCGCAGCATCCCTATACGCGCGGCATGCTCGCCTCGACCGTGCACGGCCAGGACCGCGACCGCGACATCGAGGCGATTCCCGGCAGCCCGCCGGACATGCGCCGCCTCGCGCCCGGCTGCAGCTTCGCGCCGCGCTGCGCGCACGCCACCGAGGAATGCCTGGCATCCGCGCCGCCCGAAATCCGGATGGGCCCGGCGCGCGCCGTGCGCTGTTTCCGCGCCGGCCAGTTCGGCGCTCCATCCGCATCGCTCGCCATCGCCTGATCCGAGGAGGACACGCCATGCACACGGTTTCCATTCCGCAGTCGGTCGTCGACCGGGTCGTCGCCCGGCGCGGTTCGGCCCATCCCTTCTCCGATCTCGATCCCGCCCGGACGGCCCTGGTGGTGGTCGATCTGCAGAACGGCTTCATGATGGACGGCGTCGGCCATGCCGTCTGCCCGACGGCGCGCGAGATCGTGCCCAACGTCAACCGGCTCGCCGCCACCGTCCGGGCGACCGGCGGCAAGGTCTTCTGGATCCGCAACACCCACTACGACGAGTGCTTCACGTCCTGGTCGATCCTCCATGACTACACCGTGCCGGACAAGCGCGCGCACCGCATCCGCTCGATGTCGGAAGACACGCTCGGCAACGAACTCTGGGCCGATCTCGACGTGAAGCCCGAGGACGACATGGTCCGCAAGACGCGCTTCTCGGCTTTCATCCAGGGTTCGTCGGATCTCGAACTGCGCCTACGCCGCCAGGGGATCGACACGCTGCTGATCACCGGCACGGTGACCAATGTCTGCTGCGAAACGACCGCGCGGGACGCCATGATGCTGAATTTCAAGACGATCATGATCACCGACGGCAATGCCGCCGCCAATGACGAAGAGCACAACGCCGCCCTGATCGCCTTCTACCTGACCTTCGGCGACATCCTGTCCACGGACGAGACCATCGCCTGCCTGGAGCGCAATGCCGGACTGAAGCTCGCCGCGGAGTGATCCGAGGCGGCCGGAACGCCGCAGAACCGGCCGCCTCCCCCCGGCCGGCACACCTGACCGCCCGCTGCCCGCGAGGGGCAGCGGGCGGCCTTTCCGCCTCCCGATCTCCGGCACGAGCGCTCCCCGCCATCCGCGGGCGGGCAACGACCGTTCGCGCCCGTCCCCTCGAAGTCATCCCCTCAAAGGACAGACCATGCAGAAGCCCAAAGTCGCCGTCATCGGAACCGGCGGAACCATCTGTTCGATCGGTGTCGGGCCGTTCGACATCCTCGACTACGGCGCCAACGAATGCATGCTGCATGCCGACGAGGTGGTGGCGAAGTTTCCGGAAGTGCACGAGCATGCCGAGGTGATCCCGGTCCGCTACAAGGCCGTGCCGAGCCCCAACATCCACTTCGCGGTCTGGAAGGACCTCGTCCTGATGATGGACGATCTGGTCGCCAAGACCCCCGATCTCGCAGGCATCGTCATCCTGCACGGCACGGCGAGCCTGGAGGAGACCGCCTATTTCCTGTCGCTGACCGCCAAGGTCGCGGTGCCGATCGTTGTGGTCGGCTCGCAGCGGCCGGCCTCCGCGCTGTCCACCGATGCCGGCATGAATCTCGCCAACGCGATCCGGACCGCGGCGGCGCCGGCATCGCGCGGGCTCGGCGTGCTGGTGCTGCTCAACGACGAGATCCACGCCGCACGCGAGGTGACCAAGACCTCGACCTTCCGCCTGCAGACCTTCCGGTCGCCGGATTTCGGCGTGCTCGGCCATGCCGACGGCGATGCGATCGTATTCTACCGCAAGCCGATCCGCCGGGCCGCCCCGGACACGGAGTTCGACATCCGCGACCTCGATGAGCTTCCGCGCGTCGACATCGCCTATGCCTATACGGGTTCGGACGGGACCGCCGCGCGGGCCTTCGTCGAGGCCGGGGCCAAAGGGGTCGTCTCGGCCGGCTTCGCGCCGGGCTTCGCCGGTCAGGGCGATGCCGACGTGCTCAAGGCCGCGGTGGCCGAGAAGGGCGTGGTGGTCGTGCAGTCGACCCGAGCCGGATCCGGGCGGACCTTCCGCGGCAAGCGCCTGCGCGAGATGGGCTTTCTGATCGCCGACAATCTCAACCCGCAGAAGGCCCGCCTGCTGCTCTCGCTGGCGCTGACGCGGACTGCCGACCCGGCCGAAATCGAGCGCATGTTCCTGACCTATTGAAGGGGTACCGCCATGACGGCGACCACGATCGATGCGCCGCGGATCGACCGGGTCGCGCGCGACCCGCGCCGGGGCATCCTCCTGATGGCGCTCGGCATCGCGCTCTTCTCGCTGCTCAATGCCGCGGTGAAATGGCAGTCGGAAACTTTTCCGATCAACCAGATCATATTCTTCCGCAATGCCTTCGCGCTCATCCCGGTGCTCGTCATGGCCCGGCAGATGGGCGGGCTTCCGGCGCTGCGGACGGCACGGCCGCGCGAGCAGATCCTGCTGTCGCTGATCTGGACCGGCGTCCTGGTCATGATGTTCGGCGCCTATCATCTCATGCCGCTGGCCGACGCCACCGCGATCTCCTTCCTGCAGCCGATCGTCGTCACCTTCCTGTCCGCGCCGCTGGCCGGCGACCGGGTCGGCTGGCGCGACTGGGGCGCCGTGCTGGTCGGCATCGCCGGGGTGCTGCTGATGGTCGATCCGACCGGCCAGGGATCGGTCTTCGGCGCTGTCCTTGCCTTTTCGGGCATGGTGCTGTCGGCCCTCTCGATGATCATGCAGCGCCGCCTCTCCCGGACCGAGACCTCGATCTCGGTCGTCGTCTGGACGCTCGGCATCTCGGCATTGACCATGGTGCCGACGCTGCCCGCCGCCTGGGTAACGCCGACCGGCCCGCAGCTCGGCGGCCTGATCGCCATGGGGCTGGCCTCCGGCGCCTTCCAGTATCTGACCGTGCGCTCGCTCTACCATGCCAGCGCGGCGGCGGTGTCCGCGGTCAGCTACACCAAGATGATCTGGGCGATCGTGATCGGCTTCGTCGCATTCGGCGACGTGCCGACCCCGGCCGTCCTGCTCGGCACCCTGGTCATTCTGGTTTCGACCGTCCTTGCCTATCGTTCGGGGCGCAGGGATGCTGCGGCGCCGGATCCGACGCGCTGACCGGAGACATCCCGCTTGCAAGACCGCCTCGCTCCCCTGCGGGCCCTCGCGGCCGCCTTCGCGCCCGCCCGCTTTCCCTATCTGCGCTTCCTCGTCGCGCTCGGCATCGGCTGGTGCGGCGGCTATGCCTTCGCCTGGCTTCGGCTCCCGCTGCCCTGGATGCTGGGACCGATGTCGGTGCTGACGGTCGCCTCGCTGCTGCGCCTGCCGGTCGCCGCCCCCGCAGTCATCCGGCCGCCGATGACCGCCGTGATCGGCATCATGCTCGGCGCATCGTTCAAGCCCGACATGCTCGATCACATCGGCACGTGGTTCGCCACCATGCTGGGTCTCGCCCTGTTCGTGACCGCCTCGGCCTTCGCCTGCATCCTCTATCTGCACAAGGTCGCGGGCTTCGATCGCGAGACGGCCTATTTCTCGGGGATGCCCGGCGGGCTGGTGGAAATGATCGAACTCGGCGAGCAGCGCGGGGCGGATCACAACACGATCGCGCTCGCCCATTCGGCCCGCATCCTGATGATCGTGTTCACCCTGCCGTTCCTGGTTCAGTGGCTGGAAGGGGTCTCGCTCGGCAACCGCAGCCAGCTCGGCGCAGGGTTGGCGGCGGCACCCTGGTCGGGCCTGGAACTGATGATCCTGTGCGGCTTCGCCGGCGCCTGGGCCGGCCGCCGGCTCGGGCTGCCCGGTCCCTACCTGCTCGGCCCGATGTTGGCCTCCGCGGCGATCCATGTCGCCGGCATCACCGACTTCACGCCGCCGCGGGAGATCGTCAATACCGCACAGATGGTGCTCGGCACGGTGCTCGGCTGCCGCTTCGCCGGCACGCCGCCGACGGCGATCCTGCGCGTCCTGCGGATCGCGCTCGGGTCGACCGCGATCCTGCTCGCCGTGACCATCGCCTTCGCCTGGGGGCTCGGCCGGCTGACCGGCCATGGCATGGTGCCGATCATGCTCGCCTATTCGCCGGGCGGGCTCGCCGAGATGAGCCTCGTCGCGCTGGCATTGCACACCGACGTGGCCTTCGTTGCGGCACACCATATCGTGCGCATCGTGCTGGTGATGGTCAGTGCCGGACCGATCCTCCGGCTGCTCGACCGGCTCGATCCGAAGCCGGCCCCGTCCTCGCATGCGTCCGCGCCGACGCCCCTCGATCAGGCCGCGGAATGACAGGGTTCCGGTCCTCGGGGTTGCTGGACTCCGGCCGCGGGATCCCGGGCCGCCGGTCTCACTCGGCCGGCGCGCCGGCCGGTCCGGCGACCGGCGCCCTCCGGACGGCCCGCGACCGCTCGTAGACGATCGAGTAGACCGACGCTCCGACGATGATCGCCGCGCCGAACAGCGTGGCCGGACTCGGCCCTTCGGCGAACAGCCAGAGGCCGAGACCGCTCGCATAGACGAGCCGAAGATAGTCGGCCGAGGCGACCGCGGCGGCCTCGCCGACACGGAAGCCCGCGAAGTTCAGGCTCTGACCGGCACCGGAGAGCAGCCCGACGGCAACCATCAGGAGCCATTCGGACCCGGTCGGCGGGACCCAGTTCAATGCTGCGGGGACGAGGAAGACCAGTCCGACCCCGATCGACTGATAGGCCATCACGGTGGTCAGCTGTTCCTTTTGGGCGAGCCGCCGGATGATGACCATGATCAGGCCGGCCGCCGCGGCGGAAATCAGCGACAGGAGGGCGTAGACGTCGAAGCCCTCCGCGGAAGGCCGCATCATGACCAGCACGCCGATGAATCCAAGAACCGTCGAGAACCAGCGCTGACGGGTGACGGTCTCGCCGAGGATCACGATGGCGAAGACGGTGACGAAGAAGCTCTTGGAGAAACCGATCGCGACCGCATCGGCCAGCGGCATGTGCACGATGGCCGCGAACCCGGCGCCCATCGCGATCACCGAAAGGGTGACCCGCAGCGCGTGAAGGCCCGGATAGGGCGTGCGGAAGGCCCTGACCGGCGACCGCAGGACGGTCGGCGCGACGAACAGGGAGAGCACCGCCTGGCGGACGAACAGGATCTCGAGGATCGGAATTCGGGTACCGAGCACCTTGATCAGCGCCGACATCACGGTGAAGAATATGCCGGAGAGCAGGATCCAGACGATTCCGCGCACGTTGGCGGGGATTTCGTCCCAGCGTCCGCGCAGGAGGCTCGATCGCTCGGCGGCCTGTTGGCGCCCGCGTCTCCAGAGTCCGGAGACGGCGCCCTGTCGGTGGTCTGGCATGAGCATCCCTGGCGAGGCCGCTGCGTAACTTTACTGATTGGATACGAAGGTTCGACTGAGGCAGTATTGAATACAGAGGTCAGTAGCCTCGCCGACGCCGCCGCGCAAGCCCGATAGGCCGAGAATGCTGCAATTTCGTGAGATTCCAGCGTGGTGATCCGGCCGCTGCGAGATTGCGTACGATTGGGCGATTGGACACTGGACAGGGTCCGCCGGCTCGGCTAGATGGCGGGCCCGGATCCTGCGGCCGATCTGCGGCGAGACGCGGCGGCCGGACGATATCGAGTAGAATTGCACGGCCCGCGCAGCGGGTTCGGGGAGGAGGACAGGTATCCCTATGGCAACGCGCAGCCAAGCCGTCACCCGCACTCTTCGCAATGGGATCCTGAACGGGGAATACGCCGGCGGGATGCGGATGAACGAGATCGATCTCGCCACATCCCTCGGCGTCTCGCGCACCCCGATCCGCGGCGCCCTGTCCACGCTCGCCGCCGAGGGGCTGCTCGACTATACCCCGAACAGCGGCTACGCCGTCCGCAGCTATTCCTCCAAGGACATCGCGGCGACCTACGAGGTCCGCATCGCGCTTGAAGCCCTCGCCGCCCGTCTGGCCGCCGAACGGGGATTTTCGGACGAGGAACGCGGCCAGATGCACCGGGTGCTGAGCGAATCGGCCCAATTGGTCGACGAGCACCAATGGACCGAGGAGACCCGCGTCCGCTGGACCGACCTCAATGAACAGTTCCACCAGATCATCCACCAGGCCGCCGACAATCCCTATCTGGTCGCCCTGATCCGGAAATCCCGCGA encodes:
- a CDS encoding AbrB family transcriptional regulator → MQDRLAPLRALAAAFAPARFPYLRFLVALGIGWCGGYAFAWLRLPLPWMLGPMSVLTVASLLRLPVAAPAVIRPPMTAVIGIMLGASFKPDMLDHIGTWFATMLGLALFVTASAFACILYLHKVAGFDRETAYFSGMPGGLVEMIELGEQRGADHNTIALAHSARILMIVFTLPFLVQWLEGVSLGNRSQLGAGLAAAPWSGLELMILCGFAGAWAGRRLGLPGPYLLGPMLASAAIHVAGITDFTPPREIVNTAQMVLGTVLGCRFAGTPPTAILRVLRIALGSTAILLAVTIAFAWGLGRLTGHGMVPIMLAYSPGGLAEMSLVALALHTDVAFVAAHHIVRIVLVMVSAGPILRLLDRLDPKPAPSSHASAPTPLDQAAE
- a CDS encoding ABC transporter ATP-binding protein, translating into MTIITRDPPKLDVVPDGDPRDRGGPAQPLLIAQDLKKWFPVRGGLLNRAIGHVRAVDGVTFQVLKGETLGIVGESGCGKSTLARLLMQLIPHDSGVLTFDGDPVGEMRGISMKEFRKAVQMVFQDSYSSLNPRLPVEDSIAYGPKVHGMAASAAKTLARELLEKVGLRSNLFGQRYPHELSGGQKQRVNIARALALSPRLLILDEAVSALDKSVEAQVLNLLRYLKRHFNLTYVFISHDLNVVQYISDRVLVMYLGQVVEIGPVDGIYTAPKHPYTRALLTSRLSMDPDERIEDPPITGDPPNPINPPSGCRFRTRCPFAEAVCASAMPTLPKWLDADSHVAACHMHDAAGGHSRSGNPPGVLDPLHALAPAARSAAPVVPLRPAVVA
- a CDS encoding isochorismatase family protein → MHTVSIPQSVVDRVVARRGSAHPFSDLDPARTALVVVDLQNGFMMDGVGHAVCPTAREIVPNVNRLAATVRATGGKVFWIRNTHYDECFTSWSILHDYTVPDKRAHRIRSMSEDTLGNELWADLDVKPEDDMVRKTRFSAFIQGSSDLELRLRRQGIDTLLITGTVTNVCCETTARDAMMLNFKTIMITDGNAAANDEEHNAALIAFYLTFGDILSTDETIACLERNAGLKLAAE
- a CDS encoding ABC transporter ATP-binding protein; protein product: MAPAPTADGIRPLVEVEDLQVRFVSREATVHAVNGVSFSLMPGEVLCIIGESGSGKSVTMRALMRLLPTHKTRMSGRMRVGDRDVLALSPAELTAMRGALVSMIFQEPMTALDPVYTIGDQIAETVMRHTGCSRAAALRRGLELLEFVKVPSAERRLKAYPHELSGGLRQRAMIAMALSCNPSLLLADEPTTALDATVQIQVLILMRKLQKDLGMSVIFVTHDLGVAAQIADKVAVMYAGRIVEMGSVKEVLSNPQHPYTRGMLASTVHGQDRDRDIEAIPGSPPDMRRLAPGCSFAPRCAHATEECLASAPPEIRMGPARAVRCFRAGQFGAPSASLAIA
- a CDS encoding DMT family transporter codes for the protein MPDHRQGAVSGLWRRGRQQAAERSSLLRGRWDEIPANVRGIVWILLSGIFFTVMSALIKVLGTRIPILEILFVRQAVLSLFVAPTVLRSPVRAFRTPYPGLHALRVTLSVIAMGAGFAAIVHMPLADAVAIGFSKSFFVTVFAIVILGETVTRQRWFSTVLGFIGVLVMMRPSAEGFDVYALLSLISAAAAGLIMVIIRRLAQKEQLTTVMAYQSIGVGLVFLVPAALNWVPPTGSEWLLMVAVGLLSGAGQSLNFAGFRVGEAAAVASADYLRLVYASGLGLWLFAEGPSPATLFGAAIIVGASVYSIVYERSRAVRRAPVAGPAGAPAE
- a CDS encoding DMT family transporter, whose amino-acid sequence is MTATTIDAPRIDRVARDPRRGILLMALGIALFSLLNAAVKWQSETFPINQIIFFRNAFALIPVLVMARQMGGLPALRTARPREQILLSLIWTGVLVMMFGAYHLMPLADATAISFLQPIVVTFLSAPLAGDRVGWRDWGAVLVGIAGVLLMVDPTGQGSVFGAVLAFSGMVLSALSMIMQRRLSRTETSISVVVWTLGISALTMVPTLPAAWVTPTGPQLGGLIAMGLASGAFQYLTVRSLYHASAAAVSAVSYTKMIWAIVIGFVAFGDVPTPAVLLGTLVILVSTVLAYRSGRRDAAAPDPTR
- a CDS encoding asparaginase encodes the protein MQKPKVAVIGTGGTICSIGVGPFDILDYGANECMLHADEVVAKFPEVHEHAEVIPVRYKAVPSPNIHFAVWKDLVLMMDDLVAKTPDLAGIVILHGTASLEETAYFLSLTAKVAVPIVVVGSQRPASALSTDAGMNLANAIRTAAAPASRGLGVLVLLNDEIHAAREVTKTSTFRLQTFRSPDFGVLGHADGDAIVFYRKPIRRAAPDTEFDIRDLDELPRVDIAYAYTGSDGTAARAFVEAGAKGVVSAGFAPGFAGQGDADVLKAAVAEKGVVVVQSTRAGSGRTFRGKRLREMGFLIADNLNPQKARLLLSLALTRTADPAEIERMFLTY
- a CDS encoding ABC transporter permease, which translates into the protein MTDTTFGAANPAKVDTAPPVKVRGYWQSVAYRLRYDYVTLAFGLIILAIVVAALLSPWIAPMDPQKTSMVYRLKPIGFKQFTLGTDELGRDILSRLLWGGRTSLLMGVVPVGLAVLIGGTLGVLAGFIGGKINMLIMRTMDIFYAFPSILLAVAISGAMGGGMANGMLALTLVFIPPLCRIAETATTQVRGLDFVEAARASGAGTPSIIVHHILGNVLAPVFVYASGLVSVSILIASGLSFLGLGVEPPTPDWGLMLSTLRQAIYVNPWVCALPGAAIFITSLSFNMVSDGLRQAMDVKM
- a CDS encoding GntR family transcriptional regulator, giving the protein MATRSQAVTRTLRNGILNGEYAGGMRMNEIDLATSLGVSRTPIRGALSTLAAEGLLDYTPNSGYAVRSYSSKDIAATYEVRIALEALAARLAAERGFSDEERGQMHRVLSESAQLVDEHQWTEETRVRWTDLNEQFHQIIHQAADNPYLVALIRKSRDVPIIAHIRFQWFDAEFLTQAHWDHIEIADAIFNRQPARAEALEREHIYRAGRRLVQQWKKVEAKKSEKASRVRPAA